Proteins from a single region of Bdellovibrio bacteriovorus HD100:
- a CDS encoding ABC transporter ATP-binding protein, protein MSALYRLKGLEYSYLWNGKQVPVLKGIDLELEKGCFTCIVGPSGTGKTTLLNLLGLIDTPSNGHLEFAGEDVTHLPESEKENVRLHKVGFIFQSFYLIPTLTVLENTSYFLPSLGYNHANAQKVAMETLDLLGLADHAKKKPLELSGGQRQRVAIARAIAKKPAVVLADEPTANLDSVTAEKTINAFKELQKSENTSFIFSTHDSHLVSFAKSVYRMKDGMIDNTKNQEAK, encoded by the coding sequence ATGAGTGCTCTGTATCGTCTTAAGGGCCTGGAATATTCATACCTTTGGAACGGCAAGCAAGTGCCGGTTTTGAAAGGCATTGACCTGGAACTGGAAAAAGGCTGTTTCACCTGCATCGTGGGCCCGAGCGGAACGGGTAAAACCACTTTGCTGAATCTTTTGGGTCTGATTGATACCCCCAGCAATGGACACCTTGAGTTCGCGGGCGAAGACGTCACTCATCTTCCTGAATCTGAAAAAGAAAACGTGCGCCTGCACAAGGTTGGATTCATCTTTCAGTCTTTCTATCTGATACCCACTTTGACGGTGCTTGAAAATACGTCTTATTTCCTGCCTTCTTTGGGTTACAACCACGCCAATGCCCAGAAGGTGGCGATGGAAACTTTGGATCTGTTGGGACTTGCCGACCACGCCAAGAAAAAACCGCTGGAACTTTCCGGTGGTCAACGTCAGCGTGTGGCTATTGCGCGAGCGATTGCCAAAAAGCCTGCGGTGGTACTGGCTGATGAACCGACGGCCAATCTGGATTCGGTGACTGCAGAAAAAACCATCAACGCCTTCAAAGAACTGCAGAAGTCTGAAAACACCAGCTTCATTTTCTCGACTCACGATTCGCATCTGGTCAGTTTTGCCAAATCCGTGTATCGCATGAAAGACGGCATGATCGACAACACGAAAAACCAGGAGGCTAAATAA
- a CDS encoding M3 family metallopeptidase, with protein sequence MNTTNPLLQPFKNKDQAVPFDLIKVEHYVPAVEEAIKMAKENVAKIKANPEAPDFENTIVALEAASVHADQISTIYSNLEVAHADEALQALAKDIYPMLTALSSDISLDSEIFARVKAVYDKRESLNLNLEQTRLLEKTYLSFTRNGALLNAADKETLRQIDQELSVLGPKFSENVLKATNSFEMLLDKKEDVDGLPEGTLEGAAALAKAKGHDGKWIFNLQIPSYLPFMTYAKNRALREKMWRAFSSKAFKGEFDNQANVLKIVELRDKRAKVLKFTTHADFVLAERMAKNPKTVMDFLNKLLAASKNAGLKDVQELTEFANKLDGLTEIKPWDVAYYSEKLKEERYAFNEEDLRPYFKLENVVEGVFAHAKKLYGLTFKENKEIPVYHPEVKAYEIYEDASGKYMGLFYTDYFPRETKKGGAWMTQFRSQGLIDGEMKRPHVSIVCNFTQPTPTKPSLLTYDEVRTLFHEFGHALHGMLSECTYPSLSGTNVYWDFVELPSQIMENWVGEKEGLDIFARHYETNEPMPAELIEKLKRSQKFQAGYMSCRQLQFGLMDMAWHSTDPGTIKDVDAFEELATAETRLFPKVDGANSSCSFGHIFAGGYSAGYYSYKWAEVLDADAFEYFKEKGLFNQEVAKKFKDNVLSRGGTEHPMDLYKKFRGREPDPNALLRRDGLI encoded by the coding sequence ATGAATACGACTAATCCTCTTTTGCAACCCTTCAAGAACAAAGATCAGGCTGTGCCTTTTGATTTGATCAAAGTTGAGCACTATGTGCCGGCGGTTGAAGAAGCCATCAAGATGGCTAAAGAAAATGTGGCTAAGATCAAAGCCAATCCGGAGGCTCCGGATTTTGAAAATACGATTGTGGCTTTGGAAGCGGCCAGCGTTCATGCTGATCAGATTTCCACGATCTACTCCAACCTGGAAGTGGCTCATGCGGATGAAGCGCTTCAGGCTTTGGCTAAAGATATTTATCCGATGCTGACGGCTTTAAGCTCTGACATCTCTTTGGATTCTGAGATCTTTGCGCGCGTGAAAGCTGTTTATGACAAGCGCGAATCCTTGAACCTGAATCTGGAACAGACTCGCCTGCTGGAAAAGACTTACCTGTCTTTCACTCGCAACGGGGCTTTGCTGAATGCGGCTGACAAAGAGACTCTTCGTCAGATCGATCAGGAGCTTTCTGTTCTTGGTCCGAAATTCTCTGAGAACGTTTTGAAAGCGACCAATTCTTTCGAAATGCTTTTGGATAAAAAAGAAGATGTTGATGGTTTGCCTGAAGGCACACTTGAAGGTGCGGCGGCTTTGGCGAAAGCCAAAGGTCACGACGGCAAGTGGATATTCAATTTGCAGATCCCTTCTTACCTTCCGTTCATGACTTATGCAAAAAACCGCGCGCTTCGCGAGAAAATGTGGAGAGCGTTTTCTTCCAAAGCCTTCAAAGGTGAATTCGACAATCAGGCCAACGTTCTGAAAATTGTTGAGCTTCGTGACAAGCGCGCGAAAGTTTTGAAATTCACCACGCATGCTGATTTCGTGTTGGCAGAGCGTATGGCGAAAAATCCAAAAACTGTTATGGACTTCCTGAACAAACTTCTGGCGGCTTCCAAGAACGCGGGCCTGAAAGACGTTCAAGAACTGACAGAGTTCGCGAACAAGCTGGATGGTCTGACAGAGATCAAACCTTGGGACGTGGCTTATTATTCTGAAAAGCTGAAAGAAGAGCGTTATGCTTTCAACGAAGAGGACCTGCGCCCTTACTTCAAACTTGAAAACGTGGTTGAAGGTGTGTTTGCTCACGCGAAGAAACTTTACGGCCTGACGTTCAAAGAAAACAAAGAAATCCCGGTCTATCACCCGGAAGTGAAAGCTTACGAGATCTATGAAGATGCTTCTGGCAAATACATGGGTCTGTTCTATACGGATTACTTCCCGCGCGAGACCAAAAAAGGCGGCGCTTGGATGACTCAGTTCCGTTCACAGGGTCTGATCGACGGCGAAATGAAACGCCCGCACGTCAGCATCGTGTGCAACTTCACGCAGCCGACTCCGACCAAGCCGTCACTTTTGACTTATGACGAAGTTCGCACGCTCTTCCACGAATTCGGTCACGCTTTGCACGGCATGCTGTCTGAGTGTACTTATCCTTCCCTGAGCGGTACCAATGTCTATTGGGACTTCGTGGAACTTCCTTCCCAGATCATGGAAAACTGGGTGGGCGAAAAAGAGGGCCTGGACATCTTTGCCCGTCACTACGAAACCAACGAACCAATGCCGGCGGAGCTGATCGAGAAATTGAAACGCTCCCAGAAATTCCAGGCGGGTTACATGTCCTGCCGTCAGCTGCAATTCGGCCTGATGGACATGGCATGGCACTCGACGGACCCGGGCACTATCAAGGACGTGGATGCGTTTGAAGAGCTGGCAACGGCCGAAACCCGTCTGTTCCCGAAAGTGGATGGCGCGAATTCCTCTTGCAGCTTCGGCCACATCTTTGCTGGCGGTTATTCTGCGGGTTATTACTCTTACAAATGGGCAGAGGTTCTGGATGCGGATGCCTTTGAGTACTTCAAGGAAAAAGGCCTGTTCAATCAGGAAGTGGCCAAGAAGTTCAAAGACAACGTTCTAAGCCGTGGTGGCACCGAGCACCCGATGGATTTGTACAAAAAATTCCGCGGTCGTGAGCCGGATCCAAACGCTCTTTTGCGTCGTGATGGACTGATTTAA
- the recN gene encoding DNA repair protein RecN, translated as MLLELKVSNFAIIENLHVSFKEGLNIMSGETGAGKSVLLKSLSLLMGGKGSSDTIRTGATQATIEGSFDISARPDIQKMLHDMGIEADEHTLIVRRVLSSGDKSKVYLNGSLSTLNSLRDIVAPMVELAGHSAPLIEMTGQHENRNLMSKHYHLDLLDQYAGTWDKRLLFTEKFNRYHAIFAEIKKLESDAKQKAQRLDFLTYQRDEIANLDLSPGEDHELEVEVKKLKNSNRIGAFVDQAESALYTDDDSAISRLNAILKKGLEISNVDPQIAAKLENLEQAKTLIDESIYDLRQYANKIDADPQRLEEAESRLSDLRKLQKKYGATVDDILKALMEMEIEISNLQNSESRVESLKKEAAVILKELETLGADLHKRRQKGAELLADSVNAELLDLNMKGVTFHVMTEKLQELASTGLSDVEFLSQTSSKDAKRPLAKFASGGELSRILLSLKRVVGSSNQPRTYLFDEVDTGVSGETAEKVGRKLRTIAKGQQVVCVTHLPQVAAFGDIHFFIQKSPQKDSVSMVVSELKQKDRVQEIARLISGEKISKTSLAHAEQLLAEAKQN; from the coding sequence ATGTTACTTGAGTTGAAAGTGTCCAATTTTGCGATTATCGAAAACCTTCATGTCTCTTTCAAAGAGGGACTGAACATCATGAGCGGTGAAACCGGCGCCGGTAAATCCGTTCTGCTGAAAAGTCTGTCCTTGTTGATGGGTGGCAAAGGTTCCAGCGACACCATTCGCACAGGCGCCACCCAGGCGACCATCGAGGGTTCGTTTGATATTTCCGCCCGCCCCGACATTCAGAAGATGTTGCATGATATGGGAATTGAAGCGGATGAACACACCCTGATCGTTCGCCGCGTGCTAAGCTCTGGCGACAAATCCAAAGTGTACCTGAATGGCAGCCTGAGCACCCTGAACAGCCTGCGCGATATCGTGGCGCCGATGGTGGAACTGGCGGGTCATTCAGCGCCGCTGATTGAAATGACCGGTCAGCATGAAAACCGCAATCTGATGTCCAAACACTATCATCTGGATCTTTTGGATCAGTACGCGGGCACCTGGGACAAACGTTTGTTGTTCACGGAAAAATTCAACCGCTATCACGCGATCTTTGCTGAAATCAAAAAACTTGAAAGCGATGCCAAACAAAAGGCCCAGCGCCTGGATTTTTTGACTTATCAGCGTGATGAAATCGCCAATCTGGATCTGTCCCCGGGCGAGGACCACGAACTGGAAGTCGAAGTCAAAAAACTGAAGAACTCAAACCGCATAGGTGCGTTCGTGGATCAGGCGGAATCGGCTCTGTACACAGACGATGATTCCGCGATCAGCCGCCTGAATGCGATCCTGAAAAAAGGCCTAGAGATTTCCAACGTCGACCCGCAAATCGCGGCGAAGCTGGAAAACCTGGAACAGGCCAAGACTTTGATTGATGAAAGCATCTATGATCTGCGCCAGTACGCAAACAAGATCGATGCCGACCCCCAACGTCTGGAAGAAGCCGAAAGCCGCCTGAGCGATCTGCGCAAGCTGCAGAAAAAATACGGCGCGACCGTCGATGACATCCTGAAAGCTTTGATGGAGATGGAAATTGAAATCTCCAACCTGCAAAACTCTGAAAGCCGCGTCGAATCTTTGAAAAAAGAAGCTGCTGTTATTTTGAAAGAGCTTGAAACCCTGGGTGCGGATCTGCACAAACGCCGTCAAAAAGGAGCCGAGCTTCTGGCCGACAGCGTGAACGCAGAACTGCTGGATCTGAACATGAAAGGTGTGACCTTCCACGTGATGACCGAAAAGCTGCAGGAACTGGCGTCCACGGGCTTGAGTGATGTCGAGTTCCTGAGCCAAACCTCCAGCAAAGACGCCAAACGCCCATTGGCGAAGTTTGCTTCAGGTGGTGAGTTGAGCCGTATTCTTCTGTCTTTAAAGCGTGTGGTGGGTTCCAGCAATCAGCCGCGCACTTATCTGTTTGATGAAGTGGATACCGGCGTGTCTGGCGAAACGGCAGAAAAAGTCGGTCGCAAGCTGCGCACGATTGCCAAAGGACAACAGGTTGTCTGCGTGACTCACCTTCCTCAGGTGGCGGCCTTCGGGGATATTCACTTCTTTATCCAGAAGTCCCCGCAAAAGGATTCTGTTTCTATGGTTGTGTCAGAACTCAAACAAAAAGACCGAGTTCAGGAAATCGCCCGCCTTATCAGCGGTGAAAAGATCTCCAAAACATCCCTGGCCCACGCCGAGCAACTCTTGGCAGAAGCCAAACAAAACTAA
- a CDS encoding diacylglycerol/lipid kinase family protein: MRVSVLVNSKAGSVNAELIEAKVREALFRCDLRFCRPSTMTEMFDFVQEEQAKKTDYFIICGGDGTINVAIQAIMKYQNGAQIPPIAIVRSGTANDLAHEIGVSTRIDTAVRNIFEGVVKNIDVIEVSSGEQVAYMLTNGGLGLPAKAAELANKFRSHLQTLANCPKSAKAYRFLAQKSYHAVKKMGPSVYSMMTAEAIRTWNPEGWGLEIEIPGKVNVETSSPIVLINNQQKIGSSFVPAPFTSNTDGTVNLLLSETNSIPGHTLAAYHLRRGSVEKSPVFKSFELKEFRLKSQNPQRALTFFGDGEILLRDVQEITVRCLHHGLPVMVRQ; encoded by the coding sequence ATGAGAGTGTCCGTCCTTGTTAATTCCAAAGCAGGCTCTGTGAATGCAGAGTTGATCGAGGCGAAAGTGCGTGAAGCGCTTTTCCGCTGCGATCTGCGTTTCTGTCGTCCTTCGACGATGACAGAGATGTTTGACTTTGTTCAGGAAGAGCAAGCGAAGAAAACGGATTACTTTATCATTTGCGGTGGTGACGGCACTATCAACGTGGCGATTCAGGCCATCATGAAATATCAAAACGGCGCGCAGATTCCTCCGATTGCCATTGTTCGTTCCGGCACCGCCAACGATTTGGCTCATGAAATTGGTGTATCCACCAGAATTGATACCGCTGTTCGCAATATCTTTGAAGGTGTTGTGAAAAACATCGACGTGATTGAAGTCAGCTCGGGTGAACAAGTCGCTTACATGCTGACCAACGGAGGTCTGGGACTTCCGGCCAAAGCGGCCGAACTGGCTAATAAATTCCGTTCTCACTTGCAGACCTTGGCGAATTGTCCGAAGTCAGCAAAGGCTTATCGTTTCCTTGCACAGAAAAGTTATCACGCGGTCAAAAAAATGGGGCCGAGTGTTTATTCCATGATGACCGCCGAAGCGATTCGCACCTGGAATCCGGAAGGCTGGGGTCTGGAAATTGAAATTCCTGGCAAAGTGAATGTCGAAACGTCTTCGCCGATCGTTCTGATCAATAATCAGCAAAAGATCGGCTCCAGTTTTGTTCCGGCGCCGTTTACCTCCAATACAGACGGTACGGTGAACCTGCTTCTTTCTGAAACCAACAGTATTCCTGGGCACACTTTGGCGGCTTACCATCTTCGTCGCGGTTCCGTCGAGAAATCTCCGGTCTTTAAGTCTTTCGAGCTGAAAGAGTTCAGACTAAAGAGCCAGAATCCCCAGCGCGCTTTGACTTTCTTTGGGGATGGCGAGATCCTTCTCAGAGATGTTCAGGAAATCACAGTTCGTTGCCTGCATCACGGACTGCCAGTCATGGTCCGACAATAG
- a CDS encoding SDR family oxidoreductase yields MTKPRILVTGGTGFLGKQVIPLLREKFEVDVLSRSGKTEVQGDLCQWNAGLDLDALRKKKYALFLHMAGLYELTASKVDCYQHNISAMGTALKVAESLEIPFFVNTSTVAAGINSPLTVVKPNDLNFQKTFPDAYSESKAHGEQVLQNWPMVHTTGRINLRLGVLVGDTKTGRIERIDGPYHSAEAFNKIRSVVESIPTSLPLPGNDKTRLPLVPVDKCAEAIVKFCEWAVQTKPQGYHSFHVTPNQGLAVRDLYLSALKSQAIPHKGVILVDKISEALVLKLSSFIARFPEEELHYLMNFPIYDTTSTREILGETWCPEFFQYEQKFWSGYEAYVSNR; encoded by the coding sequence GTGACCAAACCACGCATTCTTGTTACCGGAGGCACTGGCTTCCTGGGTAAACAGGTCATTCCTTTGCTTCGCGAAAAATTCGAAGTGGACGTGTTGTCCCGTTCAGGCAAGACTGAAGTCCAGGGAGACCTTTGTCAGTGGAATGCGGGCCTGGATCTGGACGCTCTTCGCAAAAAGAAATACGCGCTGTTCCTGCACATGGCTGGACTGTATGAGCTGACCGCATCCAAAGTGGATTGCTATCAGCACAATATCTCGGCCATGGGCACGGCTTTGAAGGTGGCCGAATCTCTTGAAATTCCCTTCTTCGTGAACACCAGCACCGTGGCGGCCGGGATCAATTCCCCGTTGACGGTGGTGAAACCCAACGATTTGAACTTCCAAAAGACTTTTCCGGATGCTTATTCGGAATCCAAAGCCCATGGAGAACAGGTTCTGCAAAACTGGCCGATGGTTCACACCACCGGTCGTATCAACCTGCGCTTGGGCGTCTTGGTCGGGGACACCAAAACGGGCCGTATCGAGCGCATCGATGGTCCTTATCATTCGGCGGAGGCCTTCAATAAAATCCGCTCGGTGGTTGAATCCATTCCGACGTCATTGCCTCTTCCGGGGAATGACAAAACCCGTTTGCCGCTGGTTCCGGTCGACAAGTGTGCTGAAGCCATTGTGAAATTCTGTGAGTGGGCGGTGCAGACCAAACCTCAGGGGTATCACAGTTTCCACGTGACCCCGAATCAGGGGTTGGCGGTTCGTGATCTTTATCTTTCGGCCTTGAAGTCCCAGGCAATTCCTCACAAAGGAGTGATCCTGGTCGATAAGATTTCCGAAGCCCTGGTGCTGAAGCTTTCCAGTTTCATCGCACGCTTTCCGGAAGAAGAGCTGCATTACCTGATGAACTTCCCGATATATGACACCACCAGCACCCGGGAAATCCTGGGTGAAACATGGTGTCCTGAATTCTTCCAATACGAACAAAAATTCTGGAGCGGATATGAAGCGTACGTATCGAATCGCTGA
- a CDS encoding ABC transporter permease: MLELLKISWRNLFRNPRRTWASLCTVALGAAGLLIYQGFNTGVMNQYRENVIHGYYGYGQVFPQNYFGKVHETPWKLWFENADEIEKQIRSSASVTEVFPRVSFYSFIVKGGITLGGKGEGVIPERENKFFTEMNFIEGHDLQGQDQIILGKGLAESIDAKTGDVVTLLTQTVNGQLNGADLTVAGIFFTGKKVIDDSFYRVDLKQAQALLDTTRVEMFSLATKGVEAWPAVDADLRKANPSLEAVPFEILDKNYYQNSVDFLNAQFSFIRSIILVIVAMGIFNVISTGLLERAGEMGALRANGEKRSRLFKILMIENSLLGILGGFLGICIAILVDATLLRQGIPMPPAPGITRQFFVFLDIQPSHYLQALLLPMIATVVASLWPVRKLLKKSIPELLRST; the protein is encoded by the coding sequence ATGTTGGAACTGTTGAAAATCTCCTGGCGCAATCTGTTCAGAAATCCTCGCCGCACGTGGGCCAGTCTTTGTACGGTGGCTTTGGGCGCTGCAGGTTTGTTGATCTATCAGGGTTTTAACACCGGCGTGATGAACCAGTACCGTGAAAACGTGATTCATGGATACTATGGTTACGGTCAGGTGTTCCCGCAGAATTATTTCGGTAAAGTTCACGAAACCCCGTGGAAATTGTGGTTTGAAAACGCCGATGAAATCGAAAAGCAGATTCGCAGTTCTGCTTCTGTCACCGAAGTTTTCCCGCGTGTGTCCTTCTATTCTTTCATCGTCAAAGGTGGCATCACCCTGGGCGGTAAAGGTGAGGGCGTGATTCCAGAGCGTGAAAACAAGTTCTTCACTGAAATGAACTTTATCGAAGGCCATGATCTGCAAGGTCAGGATCAGATCATCCTTGGAAAAGGTCTGGCAGAAAGCATCGACGCAAAAACGGGTGATGTGGTGACTTTGCTGACCCAGACGGTGAATGGTCAGCTGAACGGGGCGGACCTGACGGTGGCGGGGATCTTCTTCACGGGTAAAAAAGTCATCGATGATTCCTTCTATCGTGTGGATTTGAAGCAGGCGCAGGCACTGCTTGATACCACTCGTGTCGAGATGTTCTCGCTGGCGACAAAAGGGGTTGAGGCGTGGCCGGCGGTGGATGCGGATTTGCGCAAAGCCAATCCGTCGTTGGAAGCCGTGCCCTTTGAGATTCTGGACAAAAACTACTATCAGAACTCGGTGGACTTCCTGAATGCTCAGTTCTCGTTCATCCGTTCGATCATTCTGGTGATTGTGGCCATGGGGATTTTCAATGTGATTTCCACAGGCTTACTGGAAAGAGCGGGCGAGATGGGAGCGTTGCGTGCGAACGGAGAAAAACGCAGTCGCTTGTTCAAGATCCTGATGATCGAAAACAGTTTGTTGGGGATCTTGGGCGGCTTCCTGGGAATTTGTATTGCAATTTTGGTGGATGCGACCTTGCTTCGTCAGGGTATTCCGATGCCACCGGCCCCGGGGATCACTCGTCAGTTCTTTGTGTTCCTGGATATTCAGCCCAGCCACTATCTGCAGGCGTTGCTCTTGCCGATGATCGCCACCGTCGTGGCAAGTTTGTGGCCGGTAAGAAAGCTTCTGAAGAAATCAATTCCGGAACTTCTGCGTTCCACATAA
- a CDS encoding NHL repeat-containing protein yields MFKKISTSLALLILALTTSACTMSLDRFGQLISPSIGDDDPSPAVSVIKGTFPLGQPAFNLQDKSFLSAAPGNKFVGASLFDHKIYVFTAEGKTLKSISLPAASKWPDGEITSLGVDSTGLIYVGLVERSGGTAIREYIQKYNLDGVSQGVFKDFVQEGGIFPSAQDIAFDSSDNVYLALNYFYQIRKYNKNTGAQMAAYGAGTSGSADGEFWGNTKFTLDSSGNVYVVDTWSDRLQKFLPNGSFDSKVTWPTQILPVAPATVASSNVADLTLLSNGNFLISQSDSNGYLISFDPTGALLFITDGSAGATQFTSSPVVFAEAGNEVYVMNSSTTRVYNKITGALARKYDPTLSNALGLARDTLGNTYVSDMGGIKRFDTTGFSDLSFAAGTMMYDIDIDSQGIIYGSNLLTGKIMKYNPDGTSAGEITPTGTTYFLDIVYDKTLEADVIYQTDATNGVIRKLTTAGVEIGTIGAGQIISPISVAATSDGGVIVSDAQNTGPGAPFRALVKINPDNSVAWTILPGAAGNITTILGIAVDKDGSILAADAAGNKIVRFSADGAHMTTYGQAGAAAGEFTMPIDIMVDAGSNFYVSEAGNSRVQKFNSSGVVQAE; encoded by the coding sequence ATGTTCAAGAAAATCTCAACTTCGCTCGCACTTCTCATTCTGGCCTTAACCACGTCGGCATGCACGATGAGTCTGGATCGCTTCGGCCAGCTCATTTCCCCATCCATCGGAGACGATGATCCATCGCCTGCGGTCTCGGTTATTAAAGGAACCTTTCCGCTGGGACAACCGGCCTTCAACCTTCAGGACAAATCATTTTTGAGTGCCGCACCCGGAAACAAGTTTGTTGGTGCCTCTCTGTTTGACCACAAAATTTATGTTTTCACTGCAGAGGGAAAAACACTGAAAAGCATTTCTCTTCCTGCCGCCTCGAAGTGGCCGGATGGTGAAATAACCTCTTTGGGAGTGGACTCTACAGGCTTGATCTATGTTGGTCTTGTCGAAAGAAGCGGGGGCACCGCAATTCGCGAATACATTCAAAAATACAATCTTGATGGAGTTTCTCAGGGTGTCTTTAAAGACTTTGTTCAAGAAGGCGGCATCTTCCCTTCTGCCCAAGACATTGCATTTGATTCTTCTGACAATGTTTATCTGGCTTTGAACTATTTCTACCAGATTCGCAAATACAACAAAAACACCGGTGCCCAAATGGCGGCTTACGGAGCCGGCACATCCGGCAGCGCTGATGGCGAATTTTGGGGTAACACCAAATTCACTCTTGATTCCTCTGGGAACGTTTATGTCGTGGATACCTGGTCAGATCGACTGCAAAAATTTCTGCCCAACGGAAGCTTCGACAGCAAGGTCACCTGGCCGACACAAATCCTGCCGGTCGCACCAGCAACGGTTGCATCCAGCAACGTCGCTGACCTGACACTTTTATCCAATGGCAACTTCCTGATCAGTCAAAGCGACAGCAACGGCTATCTTATTTCATTTGATCCGACCGGAGCCTTGCTCTTTATCACTGATGGAAGCGCCGGAGCCACACAGTTCACGAGCAGCCCCGTTGTCTTTGCCGAAGCTGGAAATGAAGTCTATGTCATGAACAGTTCTACAACCCGAGTTTACAACAAAATCACGGGAGCTTTGGCCCGTAAATATGATCCCACCTTATCGAATGCACTTGGACTGGCCCGAGACACCCTGGGTAACACTTATGTCAGCGATATGGGTGGCATCAAGCGCTTTGACACTACTGGGTTCAGTGACCTGTCCTTTGCGGCAGGCACTATGATGTACGATATCGACATCGACAGTCAGGGTATCATTTACGGCTCTAACCTGCTTACTGGAAAAATCATGAAGTACAATCCGGACGGAACATCGGCTGGCGAGATCACTCCAACAGGCACAACGTACTTCCTGGATATCGTTTACGACAAAACGCTGGAAGCCGATGTTATCTATCAGACAGATGCCACCAATGGTGTAATTCGAAAGCTCACCACAGCGGGAGTGGAAATTGGAACCATTGGAGCAGGACAGATCATTTCACCCATCAGTGTTGCGGCAACCAGTGATGGTGGTGTGATTGTTTCAGATGCACAAAATACGGGTCCAGGCGCCCCATTCCGCGCATTGGTGAAAATCAACCCGGATAACAGCGTAGCTTGGACAATTTTGCCGGGTGCCGCAGGTAATATCACCACTATCCTCGGCATTGCCGTAGACAAAGACGGCAGTATTTTAGCAGCGGATGCCGCTGGAAATAAAATCGTTCGCTTCTCTGCTGACGGCGCGCACATGACCACCTATGGTCAAGCAGGTGCTGCCGCCGGAGAGTTTACAATGCCAATCGACATCATGGTCGACGCTGGCAGCAACTTCTATGTTTCAGAGGCCGGCAACAGCCGGGTGCAGAAATTCAACTCATCAGGAGTGGTGCAAGCAGAATAA
- a CDS encoding NAD(+)/NADH kinase, translated as MKKSSMDKEHKQSKLVLKENGSIGLVYRLETAQAVSLAKKVAEFLKERGFEVFTCPDQKVVAGTKAAKTKKHMDDLKLVIVLGGDGTYLRAVRLLEGRSVPILGFNMGSLGFLTAHSADSCFDIIEKTLEGKMVQRPRSMIYSKILRKGKVRAEYHALNDMVIERGSMSQLINTAIYSEKFLVSQVKADGFIVASPSGSTAYNLAAGGPICHPESPVFVVTPVAPHSLTSRPLLFPDDRELSFRLEGKTQKAHFIVDGQKMTELTADDEVIVSRSCYDHWMVREANHNYFHLLREKLKFGDRN; from the coding sequence ATGAAGAAGAGTTCGATGGACAAAGAACACAAACAGAGCAAGCTGGTTTTGAAAGAAAACGGCAGCATTGGTTTGGTCTATCGCCTGGAGACTGCGCAAGCGGTCTCTTTGGCTAAAAAGGTCGCGGAGTTTTTGAAAGAACGCGGCTTTGAAGTCTTCACCTGCCCCGACCAAAAAGTGGTTGCAGGCACGAAGGCGGCTAAAACCAAAAAGCACATGGACGATCTGAAACTGGTGATCGTACTGGGCGGTGACGGGACTTACCTGCGCGCCGTTCGTTTGCTGGAAGGTCGCAGTGTTCCTATTCTGGGCTTTAACATGGGCTCTTTGGGGTTCCTGACGGCTCACAGTGCGGATTCCTGCTTTGATATCATCGAAAAAACTCTGGAAGGGAAAATGGTTCAGCGTCCGCGCTCCATGATCTATTCCAAAATTCTGCGCAAAGGAAAGGTTCGTGCCGAGTACCATGCGCTGAACGACATGGTGATTGAAAGGGGCTCGATGTCCCAATTGATCAACACGGCGATTTATTCTGAAAAGTTCCTGGTAAGTCAGGTGAAGGCCGATGGTTTCATCGTGGCCAGCCCTTCGGGCTCCACGGCGTACAATCTGGCTGCGGGTGGCCCGATCTGCCATCCGGAATCCCCGGTGTTTGTGGTGACTCCGGTGGCGCCGCACAGCCTGACTTCCCGTCCGTTGTTGTTCCCGGATGACCGGGAGCTTTCTTTCCGTCTGGAGGGTAAAACCCAAAAGGCCCACTTCATCGTGGACGGACAGAAGATGACGGAGCTGACGGCCGATGACGAAGTCATCGTCAGCCGTTCCTGTTATGACCACTGGATGGTTCGTGAAGCCAATCACAACTATTTCCATTTGCTGCGCGAGAAACTGAAATTCGGCGATCGAAACTGA